A single Danio rerio strain Tuebingen ecotype United States chromosome 17, GRCz12tu, whole genome shotgun sequence DNA region contains:
- the LOC103911493 gene encoding adhesion G-protein coupled receptor G2-like: protein MMVNRTTPPISPDGTIDPSEASGVLNTLESLLDDIKNSNKSNAGIVMGEVIGVIQLQDKNTKRKDIDICYSSQQNLMNVVETNQKTDFPWSVKIPSEAFDKSSLQNNGSAFVGVLRYPNLGKKDETKNYAVLNNEVYGITMGANISNLTNNIEMTTKLKTSVGNASCTSWDGNGNLEWTTFGCETEMIDNNTIKCSCSHLTFFAVLMSVPDASAVAPYLDSLTLISSVGCGISVFFLAIALFMHFLLRKAKSNQATKILINILVALFLLNVSFLSNESVANSGDKNACVFIALLMHYSMLTSFTWFFIQALHMYLWLIRQNVTITNYMRKITVLGWGVSMPIVVAVLSTGGYKAVTLSSTSGKIARMCWITDLFIQYIVNIGFYSLVFIFTTIIFIIIVTNIFQSRDIRATEGKRLMFRKQLMMVLSLFLLFGLTWAVAFFSYGPMLIPSYYIFSVLNSFQGFFLFLYYYHIHNDVAGHFSDDPGSSSTTSSIVKVSNAVDNIYN, encoded by the exons ATGATGGTAAATCGAACTACTCCTCCAATAAGTCCAGATGGAACCATTGATCCATCAGAAGCATC AGGTGTCTTGAACACGCTGGAGTCTCTGCTGGATGACataaaaaacagcaataaaagCAATGCAGGGATCGTCATGGGGGAAGTTATTGGTGTTATCCAATTACAAGACAAGAACACCAAACGCAAAGACATCGATATATGCTACTCTTCACAACAGAACCTGATGAAC GTTGTTGAGACTAACCAGAAGACAGACTTTCCCTGGTCTGTAAAGATTCCCAGTGAAGCCTTTGATAAATCAAGTCTGCAAAACAATGGAAGTGCTTTTGTTGGAGTTCTGCGGTACCCAAACCTGGGGAAAAAG GATGAAACTAAAAATTACGCTGTTCTAAACAATGAGGTTTATGGAATAACAATGGGAGCCAATATCTCCAACCTCACCAACAATATAGAAATGACCACTAAGCTGAAGACTTCG GTCGGTAATGCATCCTGCACATCTTGGGATGGCAATG GGAATCTTGAGTGGACAACGTTTGGCTGTGAGACAGAAATGATCGACAATAACACCATAAAGTGCTCGTGTTCACATCTGACATTCTTTGCAGTGCTGATG TCGGTGCCAGATGCAAGCGCTGTAGCGCCGTATCTGGATTCACTGACCCTCATCTCTTCTGTTGGCTGTGGGATCTCTGTGTTTTTTCTGGCCATCGCTCTGTTCATGCATTTCTTGCTGCG GAAAGCTAAATCCAATCAGGCCACAAAAATCCTGATCAACATATTAGTGGCCCTTTTTCTCCTGAATGTGTCTTTTCTGTCAAACGAGAGCGTGGCAAACTCAGGAGACAAGAATGCTTGTGTCTTCATAGCTCTGCTAATGCATTACTCCATGCTGACCTCATTCACCTGGTTCTTCATTCAAGCTCTTCATATGTACTTATGGCTCATCCGACAGAACGTCACCATCACAAACTACATGAGGAAGATCACCGTGTTGGGCTGGG GTGTTTCGATGCCGATTGTCGTGGCCGTTCTTTCTACAGGAGGATATAAAGCAGTGACCCTGAGCTCAACATCTGGAAAAATTGCACGAAT GTGCTGGATTACAGATCTCTTCATTCAGTACATAGTGAACATCGGCTTCTACAGCCTAGTTTTCATCTTCACgacaatcatcttcatcatcatcgtcaCAAATATATTCCAGTCCAGAGACATAAGAGCGACTGAGGGCAAGAGACTGATGTTCAGAAAGCAGCTGATGATGGTgttgagtttgtttcttctgtttggTCTGACGTGGGCTGTTGCCTTCTTCAGTTATGGACCGATGCTCATTCCCTCATATTACATCTTCTCCGTGC